A DNA window from Ornithinimicrobium humiphilum contains the following coding sequences:
- a CDS encoding ABC transporter ATP-binding protein — MTDAREGGTGISVRGLTKTFGPLRAVDDLTFEVRPGRVTGFLGPNGAGKTTTLRMVLGLIRPTSGETLIGGRRYADLENPMRVVGSALEATGFHPGRSGRDHLRVLAATHGIPDSRVDELLELVGIPAAARKRAGAYSMGMRQRLGLAAGLLGDPEVLVLDEPANGLDPEGIRWMRGFLRHLAHEQGRTVVISSHLLSEVEQTVDDVVIIANGHLVRQGTMDELHGDPAVLVRTPDAPRLAEALRTAGLTAQAGDAPGTLRVLTADPARVGDVALAAGQPVHELRPLRTDLERLFLELTEAPEHSNRNRQTAPPPAGTPHELSGPATSEEAPR; from the coding sequence ATGACCGACGCTCGCGAGGGCGGCACCGGCATCAGCGTCCGAGGTCTCACGAAGACCTTCGGGCCGCTCCGGGCCGTCGACGACCTGACCTTCGAGGTCCGGCCCGGAAGGGTGACCGGATTCCTCGGGCCCAACGGGGCCGGCAAGACCACGACCCTGCGCATGGTGCTGGGCCTGATCCGCCCGACCTCCGGCGAGACGCTCATCGGGGGCCGGCGCTACGCCGACCTCGAGAACCCGATGCGGGTGGTCGGCTCGGCCCTGGAGGCCACCGGCTTCCACCCGGGCCGCTCCGGCCGCGACCACCTGCGCGTGCTGGCCGCCACCCACGGCATCCCCGACAGCCGCGTCGACGAGCTGCTCGAGCTCGTCGGCATCCCGGCGGCCGCCCGCAAGCGCGCCGGCGCCTACTCCATGGGTATGCGGCAGCGCCTCGGCCTGGCCGCGGGGCTGCTCGGCGACCCCGAGGTGCTCGTCCTCGACGAGCCGGCCAACGGCCTGGACCCCGAGGGCATCCGCTGGATGCGCGGGTTCCTGCGCCACCTGGCGCACGAGCAGGGCCGCACCGTCGTCATCAGCTCCCACCTCCTCTCCGAGGTCGAGCAGACCGTCGATGACGTCGTGATCATCGCCAACGGCCACCTGGTGCGCCAGGGCACGATGGACGAGCTGCACGGCGACCCGGCCGTCCTCGTCCGGACGCCCGACGCGCCCCGGCTCGCGGAGGCGCTGCGCACCGCGGGCCTGACCGCGCAGGCCGGCGACGCCCCGGGCACGCTGCGGGTGCTCACCGCCGACCCGGCCCGCGTCGGCGACGTCGCGCTCGCCGCCGGCCAGCCGGTCCACGAGCTGCGCCCGCTGCGCACCGACCTCGAGCGACTCTTTCTCGAGCTCACCGAGGCCCCGGAGCACAGCAACCGCAACCGCCAGACCGCACCGCCGCCCGCCGGGACCCCGCACGAGCTGTCGGGGCCGGCCACCTCCGAGGAGGCTCCCCGATGA
- a CDS encoding arginine--tRNA ligase encodes MTPEQLADAIHAVLTEAASDGLAVPVPDRGAVRVERPRSREHGDWATNVALQLAKGAGMPPRQLAEQLAERLRQVPGVAAVDVAGPGFLNITLDAASAGSLARTIVEEGQRFGTNDTLAGHVVNLEFVSANPTGPPHIGHTRWAALGDALGRLLRASGASVTTEHYINDHGAQMGKFARSILARATGDEIPEGGYPGEYVVPLAERLLAERPDVLELPEEERVSVARELGYAWMLEQIKDTLRAFNVEFDVWMPESRLHEGGKVEEAVARLREQGHVFDQDGAVWLRTTDFGDDKDRVLIRANGEPTYFAADAAYYLDKKDRGFPEKIYMLGADHHGYVGRLKAIAACAGDDPEKNIEVLIGQLINISGERMGKRRGNAVFLSDLIEWIGTDPVRYSLARFPADTPLDLDGEELRKRSNDNPVFYVQYAHARTCNVARLAGEDGVRREDGFDPSLLQHETEAALLATLGDFPRIVAQAAQLREPHRVARYLEELAGHFHKWYDECRVRPTTADEEITDLHRTRLWLNDATRQVLANGLQLLGVSAPERM; translated from the coding sequence GTGACCCCCGAGCAGCTCGCCGACGCCATCCACGCAGTCCTGACGGAGGCCGCCTCCGACGGTCTCGCCGTTCCCGTGCCCGACCGGGGCGCCGTCCGGGTGGAGCGTCCGCGCAGCCGCGAGCACGGTGACTGGGCGACCAACGTCGCCCTCCAGCTCGCCAAGGGCGCGGGTATGCCGCCGCGCCAGCTCGCCGAGCAGCTCGCCGAGCGCCTGCGCCAGGTGCCCGGTGTGGCCGCCGTCGACGTGGCCGGGCCCGGCTTCCTCAACATCACCCTCGACGCCGCGTCCGCGGGCAGCCTGGCCCGCACGATCGTGGAGGAGGGCCAGCGCTTCGGCACCAACGACACCCTCGCCGGGCACGTCGTCAACCTCGAGTTCGTCTCCGCCAACCCGACCGGCCCGCCCCACATCGGTCACACCCGGTGGGCCGCCCTGGGTGACGCCCTGGGCCGGCTGCTGCGCGCCAGCGGTGCCTCGGTGACGACCGAGCACTACATCAACGACCACGGTGCGCAGATGGGCAAGTTCGCGCGCTCGATCCTGGCGCGCGCCACCGGCGACGAGATCCCCGAGGGCGGCTACCCGGGCGAGTACGTCGTCCCGCTGGCCGAGCGCCTGCTGGCCGAGCGCCCCGACGTGCTCGAGCTGCCGGAGGAGGAGCGCGTCTCCGTCGCCCGCGAGCTCGGCTACGCCTGGATGCTCGAGCAGATCAAGGACACGCTGCGCGCCTTCAACGTCGAGTTCGACGTGTGGATGCCCGAGTCCCGCCTGCACGAGGGCGGCAAGGTCGAGGAGGCCGTCGCCCGGCTGCGCGAGCAGGGCCACGTCTTCGACCAGGACGGCGCGGTGTGGCTGCGCACCACCGACTTCGGCGACGACAAGGACCGCGTGCTCATCCGCGCCAACGGCGAGCCCACCTACTTCGCGGCCGACGCCGCCTACTACCTCGACAAGAAGGACCGCGGCTTCCCCGAGAAGATCTACATGCTCGGCGCGGACCACCACGGCTACGTCGGCCGGCTCAAGGCGATCGCCGCCTGCGCGGGCGACGACCCGGAGAAGAACATCGAGGTCCTCATCGGCCAGCTGATCAACATCAGCGGCGAGCGGATGGGCAAGCGCCGCGGCAACGCGGTCTTCCTCTCCGACCTCATCGAGTGGATCGGCACCGACCCGGTCCGCTACTCCCTGGCGCGCTTCCCCGCGGACACCCCGCTCGACCTCGACGGCGAGGAGCTCCGCAAGCGCTCCAACGACAACCCGGTGTTCTACGTCCAGTACGCCCACGCGCGCACCTGCAACGTCGCGCGGCTCGCGGGCGAGGACGGCGTGCGCCGCGAGGACGGCTTCGACCCGTCGCTGCTGCAGCACGAGACCGAGGCGGCCCTGCTCGCCACCCTCGGCGACTTCCCCCGGATCGTCGCCCAGGCCGCCCAGCTGCGCGAGCCGCACCGGGTCGCCCGCTACCTCGAGGAGCTCGCCGGCCACTTCCACAAGTGGTACGACGAGTGCCGCGTCCGGCCCACGACCGCCGACGAGGAGATCACCGACCTCCACCGCACGCGTCTGTGGCTCAACGACGCCACCCGCCAGGTGCTCGCCAACGGTCTGCAGCTGCTCGGCGTGTCCGCGCCCGAGCGCATGTGA
- a CDS encoding homoserine dehydrogenase, giving the protein MPTPQPTSHTATTDVSAPLRVALLGGGTVGAAVARLLGERAELLAARVGRPLELVGVAVRDTSRVRDGVDPALITDDAVALVDGADLVVEVMGGLEPARSLIERALVRGVPVVTANKQLIAQQGPELHALAAEHGTDLHYEAAVMAAVPVMAVVRESLAGDEIASISGIVNGSTNYVLDLVARKGVPFEDAVRQAGELGYLEADPTEDLEGLDAAAKIVLLARTAWGLPVTLDDVQRQGITHLTDTDFEQAAANGTVIKLVASAWRSSAGGGDRVEVAVRPVALPQDDPLAQAREGANVLIVEARSAGTLRLHGAGAGGDATASAVLGDIVRAARVR; this is encoded by the coding sequence GTGCCCACGCCCCAGCCCACGTCCCACACCGCCACGACCGACGTCTCCGCCCCGCTGCGCGTGGCGCTGCTGGGCGGCGGCACCGTCGGTGCCGCCGTCGCGCGCCTGCTCGGCGAGCGTGCCGAGCTGCTCGCGGCGCGGGTCGGGCGTCCCCTCGAGCTGGTGGGTGTCGCCGTCCGCGACACCTCCCGCGTCCGCGACGGCGTCGACCCGGCGCTGATCACCGACGACGCCGTCGCCCTGGTCGACGGCGCCGACCTGGTCGTGGAGGTCATGGGCGGGCTGGAGCCCGCCCGCTCCCTGATCGAGCGCGCGCTGGTCCGCGGCGTGCCCGTGGTCACCGCCAACAAGCAGCTGATCGCCCAGCAGGGGCCCGAGCTGCACGCGCTCGCCGCCGAGCACGGCACCGACCTGCACTACGAGGCGGCGGTCATGGCCGCCGTCCCGGTGATGGCGGTCGTGCGCGAGAGCCTGGCCGGCGACGAGATCGCCTCGATCTCCGGCATCGTCAACGGCTCCACCAACTACGTGCTCGACCTCGTCGCGCGCAAGGGCGTGCCCTTCGAGGACGCGGTGCGCCAGGCCGGCGAGCTGGGCTACCTCGAGGCCGACCCGACCGAGGACCTCGAGGGCCTCGACGCCGCGGCCAAGATCGTGCTCCTGGCCCGCACCGCGTGGGGCCTGCCCGTCACGCTCGACGACGTGCAGCGCCAGGGCATCACCCACCTCACCGACACCGACTTCGAGCAGGCCGCGGCCAACGGCACGGTCATCAAGCTCGTCGCCTCGGCCTGGCGGTCCTCCGCCGGCGGGGGAGACCGGGTCGAGGTCGCGGTGCGTCCGGTCGCGCTTCCGCAGGACGACCCGCTGGCCCAGGCCCGCGAGGGGGCCAACGTGCTCATCGTCGAGGCCCGCTCCGCCGGGACGCTGCGCCTGCACGGCGCCGGCGCGGGTGGCGACGCGACCGCCTCGGCGGTGCTCGGCGACATCGTGCGCGCGGCCCGCGTGCGCTAG
- the rho gene encoding transcription termination factor Rho — MTEITESAATKTGSLSTLRLAELQQLASSMGIAVNAKMRKADLVSAIRERRGGGAAAPAAAPRTAPARTSERAGTDAAPAEAPETKTAPAAEPARAETPAPGADPASGLEAALDRAQAEREGRTRRTRRAGSHAGAPRSAEGREQAAAPQAETAAQAEVRERAERAPQQERGERAPQQDRGERQGRQDRQDRGEQGQQDRAERQDRRAEQDARQQERTQGGQQHGDQQGDDEDGERGGRRRRNRQRSRDRKRGRGSDAPNGTSGGSQRDDDEGYSDEDVLVPVGGVLDLLDSYAFIRTTGYLPGPTDVYVPMSIVRKHGLRKGDAVTGVIKAPEDDGHNQHTVSATGNKRDRGKFSALVRLDSVNGQPPEAARNRPEFSRLTPLYPQERLRLETDQKNLTTRVIDLVAPIGKGQRGLIVSPPKAGKTMIMQAIANAITTNNPEVHLMIVLVDERPEEVTDFQRSVKGEVIASTFDRPATDHTIVAELAIERAKRLVELGQDVVVLLDGITRLGRAYNLSAPASGRILSGGVDSSALYPPKKFFGAARNIENGGSLTILATALVETGSKMDEVIFEEFKGTGNMELRLSRQLADRRTFPAVDVNASGTRREEILMSGEELKIMWKLRRVLSALDQQQGIELLIDRLKKTRHNYEFLTQVQQTASARLDDED; from the coding sequence GTGACCGAGATCACCGAGTCTGCAGCGACCAAGACCGGTTCGCTCAGCACCCTGCGCCTCGCCGAGCTGCAGCAGCTCGCCAGCAGCATGGGTATCGCCGTCAACGCGAAGATGCGCAAGGCCGACCTCGTCTCGGCCATCCGCGAGCGTCGGGGCGGCGGCGCTGCTGCTCCGGCCGCGGCCCCGCGGACGGCCCCGGCCCGCACCTCCGAGCGGGCCGGCACCGACGCCGCCCCGGCCGAGGCGCCCGAGACGAAGACCGCGCCGGCCGCCGAGCCGGCCCGCGCCGAGACCCCCGCCCCGGGGGCCGACCCGGCGAGCGGCCTGGAGGCCGCCCTCGACCGTGCGCAGGCCGAGCGAGAGGGGCGCACCCGTCGCACCCGGCGCGCCGGCTCCCACGCCGGTGCTCCCCGCAGCGCCGAGGGTCGTGAGCAGGCCGCCGCGCCGCAGGCCGAGACCGCCGCGCAGGCCGAGGTCCGAGAGCGCGCCGAGCGCGCCCCGCAGCAGGAGCGTGGCGAGCGCGCCCCGCAGCAGGACCGCGGCGAGCGTCAGGGCCGCCAGGACCGTCAGGACCGCGGCGAGCAGGGCCAGCAGGACCGCGCCGAGCGCCAGGACCGCCGCGCCGAGCAGGACGCCCGTCAGCAGGAGCGCACGCAGGGCGGCCAGCAGCACGGTGACCAGCAGGGCGACGACGAGGACGGCGAGCGCGGCGGTCGTCGCCGTCGCAACCGCCAGCGCAGCCGTGACCGCAAGCGCGGGCGCGGCAGCGACGCCCCCAACGGCACCTCGGGCGGCTCGCAGCGCGACGACGACGAGGGCTACTCCGACGAGGACGTGCTCGTGCCGGTCGGCGGCGTGCTCGACCTGCTCGACAGCTACGCCTTCATCCGGACCACCGGTTACCTGCCGGGCCCGACCGACGTCTACGTGCCGATGAGCATCGTGCGCAAGCACGGCCTGCGCAAGGGTGACGCCGTCACCGGTGTCATCAAGGCTCCCGAGGACGACGGGCACAACCAGCACACCGTCTCCGCGACCGGCAACAAGCGCGACCGCGGCAAGTTCAGCGCCCTGGTGCGCCTGGACAGCGTCAACGGCCAGCCCCCGGAGGCGGCGCGCAACCGCCCCGAGTTCTCCCGGCTGACCCCGCTCTACCCGCAGGAGCGCCTGCGGCTGGAGACCGACCAGAAGAACCTCACCACCCGGGTCATCGACCTGGTCGCCCCGATCGGCAAGGGCCAGCGCGGCCTGATCGTCTCCCCGCCCAAGGCGGGCAAGACGATGATCATGCAGGCCATCGCCAACGCGATCACGACGAACAACCCCGAGGTCCACCTGATGATCGTCCTCGTGGACGAGCGTCCGGAGGAGGTCACGGACTTCCAGCGCAGCGTCAAGGGCGAGGTCATCGCCTCGACCTTCGACCGCCCGGCGACCGACCACACGATCGTGGCCGAGCTGGCGATCGAGCGGGCCAAGCGCCTCGTCGAGCTGGGCCAGGACGTCGTGGTGCTGCTCGACGGCATCACCCGCCTGGGCCGCGCCTACAACCTCTCCGCCCCGGCCTCGGGCCGCATCCTCTCCGGCGGCGTCGACTCCTCGGCGCTCTACCCGCCCAAGAAGTTCTTCGGCGCGGCGCGCAACATCGAGAACGGCGGCTCGCTGACCATCCTCGCCACGGCGCTGGTCGAGACCGGCTCCAAGATGGACGAGGTGATCTTCGAGGAGTTCAAGGGCACCGGCAACATGGAGCTGCGGCTCTCGCGCCAGCTCGCCGACCGCCGCACCTTCCCCGCGGTCGACGTCAACGCCTCGGGCACCCGTCGTGAGGAGATCCTCATGAGCGGCGAGGAGCTCAAGATCATGTGGAAGCTGCGCCGGGTGCTCTCCGCCCTCGACCAGCAGCAGGGCATCGAGCTGCTCATCGACCGGCTCAAGAAGACCCGCCACAACTACGAGTTCCTCACCCAGGTCCAGCAGACCGCCTCGGCCCGCCTGGACGACGAGGACTGA
- the rpmE gene encoding 50S ribosomal protein L31, translated as MKKDIHPAYVETQVTCTCGATFTTRSTSTSGKISADVCSSCHPFYTGKQKILDTGGRVARFQERYGKKAGK; from the coding sequence ATGAAGAAGGACATCCACCCGGCGTACGTCGAGACCCAGGTGACCTGCACCTGCGGCGCGACGTTCACGACCCGCAGCACTTCGACCTCGGGCAAGATCAGCGCCGACGTGTGCTCCAGCTGCCACCCGTTCTACACGGGCAAGCAGAAGATCCTGGACACCGGTGGTCGTGTCGCCCGCTTCCAGGAGCGCTACGGCAAGAAGGCCGGCAAGTAA
- the prfA gene encoding peptide chain release factor 1 produces the protein MSTSPFGSARPLLDEHAEIERQLADPAVHADPTALKRLNKRYAALSPTVAAYRAWERATDDLEAARELAADDPSFAEEIPALEEAAAAATEVLRRQLVPRDPDDDRDVILEVKAGEGGEESALFAGDLLRMYLRYAERRGWRAEVLDGTPSDLGGYKDARVSISATGTPAPGEAPWARLKYEGGVHRVQRVPVTESQGRIHTSAAGVLVMPDIDDPAEVELDPHDLKIDVFRSSGPGGQSVNTTDSAVRITHLPTGLVVSCQNEKSQLQNKESALRVLRARLHQMAVEEAEAAASEQRRSQVRTVDRSERIRTYNFPENRIADHRTGYKAYNLDQVLDGDLDPVVQSAVDADEAARLAGLDGA, from the coding sequence GTGAGCACCTCACCCTTCGGGTCGGCCCGCCCGCTCCTCGACGAGCACGCCGAGATCGAGCGGCAGCTCGCCGACCCCGCGGTGCACGCGGACCCGACGGCGCTCAAGCGCCTCAACAAGAGGTATGCCGCGCTGTCGCCCACCGTGGCGGCCTACCGTGCGTGGGAGCGCGCCACCGACGACCTCGAGGCCGCCCGCGAGCTCGCCGCCGACGACCCGTCCTTCGCCGAGGAGATCCCCGCGCTGGAGGAGGCCGCGGCCGCCGCCACCGAGGTGCTGCGCCGCCAGCTCGTGCCCCGCGACCCCGACGACGACCGCGACGTCATCCTCGAGGTCAAGGCGGGGGAGGGCGGCGAGGAGTCGGCGCTCTTCGCCGGCGACCTGCTGCGGATGTACCTCCGCTACGCCGAGCGCCGTGGCTGGCGCGCCGAGGTGCTCGACGGCACGCCGTCGGACCTCGGCGGCTACAAGGACGCCCGAGTCTCGATCTCGGCCACCGGCACGCCGGCTCCGGGCGAGGCGCCGTGGGCCCGGCTCAAGTACGAGGGCGGCGTGCACCGTGTGCAGCGCGTGCCGGTCACCGAGAGCCAGGGCCGGATCCACACCTCCGCGGCCGGGGTGCTCGTCATGCCCGACATCGACGACCCCGCCGAGGTGGAGCTCGACCCCCACGACCTCAAGATCGACGTCTTCCGTTCCTCCGGCCCGGGCGGGCAGTCGGTCAACACCACCGACTCCGCCGTGCGCATCACGCACCTGCCGACCGGTCTCGTCGTCTCCTGCCAGAACGAGAAGTCGCAGCTGCAGAACAAGGAGTCCGCGCTCCGCGTGCTCCGCGCCCGGCTGCACCAGATGGCGGTCGAGGAGGCCGAGGCGGCGGCGAGCGAGCAGCGCCGCAGCCAGGTCCGCACCGTCGACCGCAGCGAGCGCATCCGCACCTACAACTTCCCCGAGAACCGCATCGCCGACCACCGCACCGGCTACAAGGCCTACAACCTCGACCAGGTGCTCGACGGCGACCTCGACCCGGTCGTGCAGTCGGCCGTCGACGCCGACGAGGCCGCCCGGCTGGCCGGTCTGGACGGCGCGTGA
- the prmC gene encoding peptide chain release factor N(5)-glutamine methyltransferase — MRIDQVLRSATATLSGAGVASPAVDAELLLAHASGRELGDLRRARILGEELPEETRTAYLELVERRRRRVPLQHLTGSAHFGGVDLHVGPGVFVPRPETEVLVGLALRALDGREGPTVVDLCTGSGAIALAVARARPDARVGAVELSEEAHAYASRNVEAAGSGVELRLGRAQDAFGDWLGQVDVVTSNPPYIPPDAVPIDVEVREHDPSLALYGGGEDGLTVPVEVAARAAELLRPGGVLLMEHADVQGEALPALLAAQGAWREVEDHRDLAGLPRVTRAVRA, encoded by the coding sequence GTGAGGATCGACCAGGTCCTGCGGTCCGCCACCGCGACGCTCTCCGGCGCCGGGGTCGCCAGCCCGGCCGTGGACGCCGAGCTGCTGCTCGCCCACGCCAGCGGCCGTGAGCTCGGTGACCTCCGGCGGGCCCGCATCCTCGGCGAGGAGCTGCCCGAGGAGACGCGAACGGCCTACCTCGAGCTGGTGGAGCGCCGTCGCCGCCGGGTGCCGCTGCAGCACCTGACGGGCTCGGCCCACTTCGGTGGGGTCGACCTTCACGTCGGGCCGGGCGTCTTCGTGCCCCGGCCCGAGACCGAGGTGCTCGTCGGGCTCGCGCTCCGCGCGCTGGACGGACGCGAGGGGCCCACGGTCGTCGACCTGTGCACCGGCAGCGGCGCGATCGCGCTGGCCGTCGCCCGCGCGCGACCCGACGCCCGGGTGGGGGCCGTCGAGCTGTCGGAGGAGGCGCACGCCTACGCCTCGCGCAACGTGGAGGCGGCCGGCTCGGGGGTGGAGCTGCGCCTCGGTCGCGCGCAGGACGCCTTCGGCGACTGGCTGGGGCAGGTCGACGTCGTGACGAGCAACCCGCCCTACATCCCGCCGGACGCCGTGCCGATCGACGTCGAGGTGCGCGAGCACGACCCCTCGCTGGCGCTCTACGGCGGGGGCGAGGACGGGCTGACGGTGCCGGTCGAGGTGGCCGCCCGCGCGGCCGAGCTGCTGCGGCCGGGCGGGGTGCTGCTCATGGAGCACGCCGACGTCCAGGGCGAGGCGCTGCCGGCGCTGCTGGCCGCCCAGGGGGCGTGGCGCGAGGTGGAGGACCACCGCGACCTCGCGGGCCTGCCGCGCGTCACGCGCGCCGTCCGCGCCTGA
- a CDS encoding L-threonylcarbamoyladenylate synthase: MADGAAPSLQDRLYDCTDPQARTEAVEAAAAAVRDGKVVVLPTDTVYGVGADAFDVVAVAMVLAAKHRGRDMPPPVLVPNPRTVDGLAVDVPMYARILMRQFWPGPLTVVLKAQPSLQWDLGETNGTVALRMPDDQVALQLLADVGPMAVTSANVTGRPAATTGREALDQLGGAVSVYLDDGPRTGGLPSTIVDCTGEEAVVLRHGALGADQLRQVIGTTVLHDSPEAAAAAHAAAVEAHVDEQAQDTDEEPGDEGATGREPARLVGSVVPSGVTVPPGSVRTLTP, encoded by the coding sequence ATGGCCGATGGCGCCGCGCCGTCGCTGCAGGACAGGCTGTACGACTGCACCGACCCGCAGGCCCGCACGGAGGCGGTCGAGGCCGCCGCGGCCGCGGTGCGCGACGGCAAGGTGGTCGTGCTGCCCACCGACACCGTCTACGGCGTCGGTGCCGACGCCTTCGACGTGGTGGCCGTCGCCATGGTGCTGGCCGCCAAGCACCGGGGCCGGGACATGCCCCCGCCCGTGCTCGTGCCCAACCCGCGGACCGTCGACGGCCTCGCCGTGGACGTCCCCATGTACGCCCGCATCCTCATGCGCCAGTTCTGGCCCGGGCCGCTCACCGTCGTGCTCAAGGCCCAGCCCTCGCTCCAGTGGGACCTGGGGGAGACCAACGGCACCGTCGCGCTGCGGATGCCCGACGACCAGGTCGCGCTGCAGCTGCTGGCCGACGTCGGCCCGATGGCCGTGACGAGCGCCAACGTCACGGGGCGCCCGGCCGCGACCACCGGCCGGGAGGCCCTGGACCAGCTCGGGGGAGCGGTGAGCGTCTACCTCGACGACGGTCCCCGCACCGGCGGGCTGCCCTCGACCATCGTGGACTGCACCGGCGAGGAGGCGGTCGTGCTGCGCCACGGCGCGCTGGGCGCCGACCAGCTCCGTCAGGTGATCGGCACGACCGTCCTGCACGACAGCCCCGAGGCGGCCGCTGCCGCGCACGCGGCAGCGGTCGAGGCGCACGTCGACGAGCAGGCGCAGGACACCGACGAGGAGCCTGGAGACGAGGGCGCCACGGGCCGGGAGCCAGCCCGTCTCGTCGGCAGCGTGGTGCCCAGCGGCGTGACCGTCCCGCCGGGCTCCGTGCGCACCCTGACGCCCTGA
- the glyA gene encoding serine hydroxymethyltransferase — MTTPVNPDTYYGPSFGALLEQDPEIAELLVSELDRQRSGLQLIASENQTSPAVLAALGSTLSNKYAEGYPDARYYGGCSEVDKVEKLAIERAKALFGADHANVQPHSGASANQAVYGAFASPGDTVLAMSLDHGGHLTHGFKVSFSGKWFNAVHYGVHPETEDIDYDQVEALAKEHRPKIILAGGSAIPRLIDFERFRAIADEVGAIFWVDAAHFIGLVAGKAIPSPVPWADVVSFTTHKVLRGPRGGAIVCKEEHAKKIDRAVFPMMQGGPLMHGVAGKAVNFAECATPAYQDYARQVVENAAVLAQSLGEKGIRPITGGTDTHLSLHDLRGVGVTGIDAEARCDAAGIVLNKNAIPFDPEKPNVASGIRVGSPSVTTQGMGTEEMRVIADLIHRAVTETDGTPDHPVAVEIRAQVTELMTAHPAYPEPAQA; from the coding sequence ATGACCACCCCGGTGAACCCTGACACCTACTACGGCCCGAGCTTCGGGGCCCTGCTGGAGCAGGACCCCGAGATCGCCGAGCTGCTCGTCTCCGAGCTCGACCGCCAGCGCAGCGGCCTGCAGCTCATCGCGAGCGAGAACCAGACCAGCCCCGCCGTGCTCGCGGCCCTGGGCTCGACGCTGTCCAACAAGTACGCCGAGGGCTATCCGGACGCGCGCTACTACGGCGGCTGCTCGGAGGTCGACAAGGTCGAGAAGCTGGCGATCGAGCGGGCCAAGGCCCTCTTCGGCGCCGACCACGCCAACGTCCAGCCGCACTCCGGCGCCAGCGCCAACCAGGCCGTCTACGGCGCCTTCGCCTCGCCCGGCGACACCGTGCTGGCGATGTCGCTCGACCACGGCGGCCACCTCACGCACGGGTTCAAGGTGAGCTTCTCCGGCAAGTGGTTCAACGCCGTCCACTACGGCGTGCACCCCGAGACCGAGGACATCGACTACGACCAGGTCGAGGCGCTTGCCAAGGAGCACCGCCCCAAGATCATCCTCGCGGGCGGCTCGGCCATCCCGCGCCTCATCGACTTCGAGCGCTTCCGCGCCATCGCCGACGAGGTCGGCGCGATCTTCTGGGTCGACGCGGCCCACTTCATCGGTCTCGTCGCGGGCAAGGCCATCCCCTCGCCGGTGCCCTGGGCCGACGTCGTCTCCTTCACCACCCACAAGGTGCTGCGCGGCCCCCGCGGCGGCGCGATCGTGTGCAAGGAGGAGCACGCCAAGAAGATCGACCGCGCGGTCTTCCCGATGATGCAGGGCGGTCCGCTCATGCACGGCGTCGCGGGCAAGGCGGTCAACTTCGCCGAGTGCGCCACCCCGGCCTACCAGGACTACGCGCGCCAGGTCGTCGAGAACGCCGCCGTGCTGGCGCAGTCGCTGGGGGAGAAGGGCATCCGCCCCATCACCGGCGGCACCGACACCCACCTGTCGCTGCACGACCTGCGCGGCGTCGGCGTCACCGGCATCGACGCCGAGGCCCGCTGCGACGCGGCCGGCATCGTGCTCAACAAGAACGCCATCCCGTTCGACCCCGAGAAGCCCAACGTGGCCTCCGGCATCCGTGTCGGCAGCCCCTCGGTGACCACCCAGGGCATGGGGACCGAGGAGATGCGCGTCATCGCCGACCTCATCCACCGCGCGGTCACCGAGACCGACGGCACCCCGGACCACCCGGTGGCCGTCGAGATCCGGGCGCAGGTCACCGAGCTGATGACCGCCCACCCGGCCTATCCGGAGCCGGCCCAGGCCTGA